Proteins encoded in a region of the Nicotiana tomentosiformis chromosome 9, ASM39032v3, whole genome shotgun sequence genome:
- the LOC104105321 gene encoding transcription factor bHLH148-like: MESMVIDMSSAPISNTVASSDRVILRRKKNKKSLKNKTQNNTNNNNSENPSNATEWKTQAQQQVYSSKLLKALREVRISSPPATTAPKGGRAVREVADRVLAVTAKGRTRWSRAILTNRLKLKFMKKHLKRQKLMAAGSSTSSRLPKKPRVGILKLKTKNLPSFQKKARVLGRLVPGCRKQPVPVILEEAGDYIAALEMQVRAMSALANLLSGSSSTVAPPLDQLSSSRPPPS; encoded by the coding sequence ATGGAATCAATGGTTATAGACATGTCTTCAGCGCCGATCTCGAATACTGTAGCGTCCTCTGACAGAGTTATATTGAGGaggaaaaagaataagaaaagcttgaaaaataaaactcaaaacaacaccaataACAATAATAGCGAAAATCCGAGTAACGCTACTGAATGGAAAACACAAGCTCAACAGCAAGTTTACTCTTCAAAGCTACTCAAAGCACTCCGTGAAGTGCGAATCAGTTCCCCACCGGCGACGACGGCGCCAAAAGGCGGACGAGCCGTACGGGAAGTGGCTGACAGAGTCCTTGCGGTTACTGCTAAAGGACGAACAAGGTGGAGCCGAGCTATACTTACAAACCggctcaagctcaagttcatgAAGAAGCACTTGAAGCGGCAGAAATTAATGGCGGCAGGTTCTAGTACCAGCAGCCGGTTACCTAAGAAGCCGAGAGTGGGGATATTGAAGCTGAAAACGAAGAATTTGCCGTCTTTCCAGAAGAAGGCTCGAGTATTGGGACGGCTTGTACCTGGTTGCAGGAAACAACCGGTGCCGGTGATTCTAGAAGAAGCCGGTGATTACATAGCAGCTCTTGAGATGCAAGTTCGAGCCATGAGTGCTCTAGCTAACCTCCTTTCTGGCTCTTCTTCTACTGTTGCTCCTCCTCTAGATCAGCTCAGCTCCAGCCGGCCTCCCCCTAGTTGA